A single region of the Blattabacterium cuenoti genome encodes:
- the lipB gene encoding lipoyl(octanoyl) transferase LipB, with protein MKKKILFFEDLGKKEYKETWEYQKRLFYDIIQKKVNNISYQKAGYFLFVEHPHVYTIGKNGKKNKHLLVTSDFLKKINATFYQTDRGGDITYHGPGQLIGYPILNMDYFFTDIHKYLRLLEEVIIHFLWKNYGIKGERKKGKTGVWFHNNVVEKSRKICAIGIKISRWVTMHGFALNVNTDLRYFDHIIPCGIYNQEVTSLKKELKKNDISFKEVKQMVKKSFQEIFDVEFMPITKK; from the coding sequence ATGAAAAAAAAAATACTTTTTTTCGAAGATTTAGGAAAAAAAGAATATAAAGAAACTTGGGAATATCAGAAAAGATTATTTTATGATATAATACAAAAAAAAGTAAATAATATCTCTTATCAAAAAGCAGGATATTTTCTATTTGTAGAGCATCCACATGTATATACTATAGGTAAAAATGGAAAAAAAAATAAACATTTATTGGTAACATCAGATTTTTTAAAAAAAATTAATGCGACCTTTTATCAAACAGATAGAGGAGGTGATATCACTTACCATGGACCTGGACAGTTAATAGGATATCCCATTTTAAATATGGATTATTTTTTTACGGATATTCATAAATACCTTCGTCTTTTAGAAGAAGTTATTATACATTTTTTATGGAAAAATTATGGGATAAAGGGGGAACGAAAAAAAGGAAAAACAGGAGTATGGTTTCATAATAATGTTGTAGAAAAATCAAGAAAAATATGTGCAATAGGAATTAAAATTAGCCGTTGGGTAACAATGCATGGATTTGCTTTAAATGTAAATACAGATTTACGGTATTTTGATCATATTATTCCTTGTGGAATTTACAATCAAGAAGTTACTTCTTTAAAAAAAGAATTAAAAAAAAATGATATATCTTTTAAAGAGGTTAAACAAATGGTAAAAAAATCTTTTCAAGAAATTTTTGATGTAGAATTCATGCCAATTACTAAAAAGTAA
- a CDS encoding pyridoxal phosphate-dependent aminotransferase — translation MKNRLSHRLKNISYSQTIAMSAKARDLKNKGYDIINLSLGEPDFLPPDFVLYAAKKAIDEGYHYYTPVSGYLELRKVICQKLYRDNHLKYTPSQIVVSTGAKQAIMNVLLSLLNKNDEVIIPAPYWVSYLQMVKLCESYPVVVPTTMNNNFKINPEQLEKAITSKTKLFIFSTPCNPTGSVYSYEELKYLAEIFKKYPEIMIISDEIYEHICYSDKHTSIAIFSDIHNQVITLNGLSKAFSMTGWRIGYIGAPEWIAKSCDKIQGQMTSCSNSIAQRAAIAALKADPSKIEYMIQEFRKRRNLVLSMITEINGFQLNKPNGAFYVFPKISYFFGKKLDGKMIKNADDFSEFLLEKTQVATVSGSAFGDHECLRISYASSEDKIIEAFKRIKKALN, via the coding sequence ATGAAAAATAGATTGTCCCATAGATTAAAAAATATATCTTATTCGCAAACCATAGCTATGTCAGCTAAAGCCAGAGATTTAAAAAATAAAGGTTATGATATAATAAACTTGAGTTTGGGAGAACCCGACTTTTTACCTCCTGATTTTGTATTATATGCTGCTAAAAAAGCTATAGATGAAGGGTATCATTATTATACTCCCGTCTCCGGATATTTAGAACTTCGTAAAGTAATATGCCAAAAATTATACCGTGATAATCATTTAAAATATACCCCTTCTCAAATTGTAGTTTCTACTGGAGCAAAACAAGCTATCATGAATGTTCTTTTATCTTTGCTTAATAAAAATGATGAAGTCATTATTCCCGCTCCTTATTGGGTTAGTTATTTACAAATGGTAAAATTATGTGAATCGTATCCTGTTGTCGTCCCAACAACCATGAATAACAATTTTAAGATTAATCCAGAACAGTTAGAAAAAGCTATTACATCTAAAACGAAATTATTTATTTTCAGTACTCCTTGTAATCCTACAGGAAGTGTTTATTCTTATGAAGAATTAAAATATTTAGCAGAAATTTTTAAAAAATATCCAGAAATCATGATTATTTCTGATGAGATTTATGAACATATTTGTTACTCTGATAAACATACTAGTATTGCAATTTTTTCTGATATTCATAATCAAGTCATCACACTTAATGGTCTATCTAAAGCATTTTCAATGACGGGTTGGAGAATTGGATATATTGGAGCTCCAGAATGGATCGCTAAATCTTGTGATAAAATACAGGGACAGATGACATCTTGTTCCAATTCTATTGCACAGAGAGCTGCTATTGCCGCATTAAAAGCCGATCCAAGTAAAATAGAATATATGATACAAGAGTTTAGAAAAAGAAGAAATTTAGTTTTGTCTATGATAACAGAAATCAATGGGTTTCAATTGAATAAACCAAATGGGGCTTTTTATGTTTTTCCAAAAATTTCATATTTTTTTGGAAAAAAATTGGATGGAAAAATGATTAAAAATGCGGATGATTTTTCTGAATTTCTACTTGAAAAAACTCAAGTAGCTACAGTGAGTGGAAGTGCTTTTGGGGATCATGAATGTTTACGTATTTCTTATGCCTCATCAGAAGATAAAATTATAGAAGCTTTCAAAAGAATAAAAAAGGCATTAAATTAA
- the rsmG gene encoding 16S rRNA (guanine(527)-N(7))-methyltransferase RsmG, with amino-acid sequence MKLIKKYFPFLLDQQIYKLYYLKNLYAYWNAYVNLISRKTFHDFYQQHVLFCLGIAKVFYFFPGSCVMDLGTGGGFPGIPLSIVFPNTEFILVDSIKKKIKIIEQIIYDLHLKNAHPICIRAEKLENKFDFVVTRAVTKIDIIHNWIKNKFKCKSTYKIKNGALYLKGGNISEEIKKFPHAIIYPLKHYFKEPFFITKKVVWISNI; translated from the coding sequence ATGAAATTAATTAAAAAATATTTTCCATTTTTATTGGATCAACAAATATATAAGTTGTATTATTTAAAAAATTTATATGCGTATTGGAATGCATATGTGAATCTAATTTCTAGAAAAACATTCCACGATTTTTATCAACAACATGTACTTTTTTGTTTAGGAATAGCTAAAGTATTTTATTTTTTCCCTGGATCATGTGTCATGGATTTAGGTACAGGAGGAGGTTTTCCTGGAATTCCTTTATCCATAGTTTTTCCGAATACTGAATTTATATTAGTAGATTCTATTAAAAAAAAAATTAAAATTATAGAACAAATCATATATGATCTTCATTTAAAAAATGCACATCCTATTTGTATACGTGCAGAAAAATTAGAAAATAAATTTGATTTTGTGGTTACTAGAGCTGTAACAAAAATAGATATAATACATAATTGGATAAAAAATAAATTTAAATGCAAATCTACCTATAAAATTAAAAATGGAGCTTTATATTTAAAAGGAGGAAATATTTCTGAGGAAATAAAAAAATTTCCTCATGCAATAATATATCCTTTAAAGCATTATTTTAAAGAACCATTTTTTATAACTAAAAAAGTTGTTTGGATTTCCAATATTTAA
- the mtaB gene encoding tRNA (N(6)-L-threonylcarbamoyladenosine(37)-C(2))-methylthiotransferase MtaB has translation MLKKKVAFYTMGCKLNYAETSTIARQFTNLFYQHVPFHSSADIYVINSCSVTKNAELEFKYIVRSAMRKNSQAFIIAIGCYAQFNPKEISSIIGVDLVLGNNEKFKIIDYINKEWFFKKKFYTKIFSNTKTNNTYFPSFSVGDRTRSFLKIQDGCDYKCSYCIIPISRGFSRSDSIENILKNIRDLFQKGVKEIVLTGVNIGDYGNKIYGKSDRLYTFFDLIQAIDQIKEKVRIRLSSIEPNLLKNECIEFMSKSKHFVPHFHIPLQSGSNYILGKMHRRYRRELYKEKVKKIRYLIPDAYIGSDIIVGFPGETHQHFLETYHFLKNLEISSLHIFTYSARPNTKSITIQEHVSKKIQCKRNKIFRVLSNKKYRFFCEKQIHTKKTVLFEKNSTDNEYLYGYTENYIRTKIPLNSYNATYYINTLQDVLIKKVDIDGIMIAEPIN, from the coding sequence ATGTTGAAAAAAAAAGTAGCATTTTATACAATGGGGTGTAAACTTAATTACGCCGAAACCTCAACTATAGCAAGACAATTTACGAATTTATTTTATCAACATGTCCCTTTCCATAGCTCTGCAGATATTTATGTAATTAATAGTTGTTCTGTAACAAAAAATGCAGAACTTGAATTTAAGTACATAGTACGTTCTGCTATGAGGAAAAATTCACAAGCTTTTATTATAGCAATAGGATGTTATGCTCAATTTAATCCTAAAGAAATTTCTTCTATTATTGGAGTTGATCTAGTTTTAGGTAATAACGAAAAATTTAAGATCATCGATTATATTAATAAAGAATGGTTTTTTAAAAAAAAATTTTATACAAAAATTTTTTCAAATACAAAGACAAATAATACTTATTTTCCATCATTTTCAGTTGGAGATAGAACTCGTTCTTTTTTAAAAATACAGGATGGATGTGATTATAAGTGCAGTTATTGCATTATACCCATATCCAGAGGATTTTCTCGTTCTGATAGTATAGAAAATATATTAAAAAATATTAGGGATCTTTTTCAAAAAGGGGTGAAAGAGATAGTGTTAACAGGTGTTAATATTGGAGACTATGGAAATAAAATATATGGAAAAAGTGATCGTTTATATACATTTTTTGATTTAATACAAGCTATTGATCAAATAAAAGAAAAAGTAAGAATACGTTTATCCTCTATAGAACCTAATTTATTGAAAAATGAGTGTATTGAATTTATGTCTAAAAGCAAACATTTTGTCCCTCATTTTCATATTCCTTTACAATCTGGAAGCAACTATATATTGGGAAAAATGCATAGACGTTATAGACGAGAACTTTATAAAGAAAAAGTAAAAAAAATACGATATTTAATACCAGATGCTTATATAGGTTCAGATATTATTGTTGGGTTTCCTGGAGAAACACATCAACATTTTTTGGAAACTTATCATTTTTTAAAAAATTTAGAAATTTCATCTCTACACATATTTACCTATTCTGCTAGACCAAATACAAAATCAATCACAATACAGGAACATGTATCTAAAAAAATACAATGTAAACGTAATAAAATTTTTAGAGTTCTTTCAAACAAAAAATATCGCTTTTTTTGTGAAAAACAAATTCATACTAAAAAAACCGTTTTATTCGAAAAAAATTCTACAGATAACGAATATTTGTATGGATATACAGAAAATTATATTAGAACTAAGATCCCATTGAATTCATACAATGCTACTTATTATATAAACACATTACAAGATGTATTGATTAAAAAAGTAGATATAGATGGAATTATGATAGCCGAACCCATAAATTAA
- a CDS encoding peroxiredoxin, which produces MNTLISKKAPNFTSSAVLNGKDIVQNFTLEQFNGRKYVLLFFYPKDFTFVCPTEIYAFQEKIKDFEMRNVQIIAVSTDTEQSHWAWLQMPKEKGGIYGVTYPIVSDINKTISHNYGVLSGNWICNNHEEWKATGELIAYRGLFLIDKKGIIRHLLINDFPLGRNVHEAFRMIDALQYYEKSGEVCPANWKKGKKAIKASHSGIVNYYKSGSDSI; this is translated from the coding sequence ATGAATACATTAATTTCAAAAAAAGCACCTAATTTTACGTCTAGTGCGGTCTTAAATGGAAAAGATATTGTACAAAATTTTACTTTAGAACAATTTAATGGAAGAAAGTATGTTTTACTTTTTTTCTATCCTAAAGATTTTACTTTTGTATGTCCCACAGAAATATATGCTTTTCAAGAAAAAATTAAGGATTTTGAAATGAGAAATGTACAAATTATTGCTGTATCTACGGATACAGAACAATCTCATTGGGCTTGGTTACAAATGCCAAAAGAAAAAGGGGGCATATATGGAGTCACTTATCCTATTGTTTCTGACATTAATAAAACTATATCTCATAATTATGGAGTTTTATCTGGAAATTGGATTTGCAATAATCATGAAGAATGGAAAGCTACGGGAGAACTTATTGCTTACAGAGGTTTATTTTTAATAGATAAAAAAGGGATTATCCGACATCTTTTAATAAATGACTTTCCTTTAGGTAGAAATGTACATGAAGCTTTTCGTATGATAGATGCTCTTCAATATTATGAAAAAAGTGGAGAAGTGTGTCCAGCAAATTGGAAAAAAGGAAAAAAAGCGATAAAGGCTAGTCATAGTGGCATTGTAAATTATTATAAAAGTGGATCAGATTCTATATGA
- a CDS encoding amidohydrolase family protein, producing the protein MNPKKIFIEKVKQKGGWVNAHAHLDRAYTLTKKNFKYSYYSLNKKWYLVDEMKRLATEEDIYIRMEKALEYFLIQGTQALCTFIDVDEIIEDRALKAAKKLRNNYENSIHICFANQVLKGVLDKKSKYWFDKSVEFVDIIGGLPAKDYGKEDEHLDILLKTAKKNGKIVHVHVDQFNTSEEKETEKLAIKTIEHGMQGKVVAIHSISLAAHARAYRYKIYQLIKKANLKVISCPIAWIDHTRSERFTPSHNSITPVDEMVPEGIIVAFGTDNICDIYKPFSDGNLWIELRVMLEACHYYDIDHLVKIATINGLKVLGLK; encoded by the coding sequence ATGAATCCTAAAAAAATTTTTATAGAAAAAGTAAAACAAAAAGGCGGATGGGTAAATGCTCATGCTCATTTAGATAGAGCTTATACTCTAACAAAAAAAAATTTCAAATATTCTTATTATTCTCTGAATAAAAAATGGTATCTGGTAGATGAAATGAAACGTTTAGCTACAGAAGAGGATATTTATATACGTATGGAAAAAGCTTTAGAATATTTTTTAATACAAGGAACACAAGCTTTGTGCACATTTATTGATGTAGATGAAATTATTGAAGATCGTGCTTTAAAAGCCGCTAAAAAGCTTAGAAATAATTATGAAAATTCAATCCATATTTGTTTTGCCAATCAAGTTCTTAAAGGAGTGTTGGATAAAAAATCCAAATATTGGTTTGATAAATCCGTAGAATTTGTAGATATTATTGGTGGATTGCCCGCTAAAGATTATGGTAAAGAAGATGAACATTTAGATATTTTATTAAAAACAGCTAAAAAAAATGGAAAAATAGTACATGTACATGTAGATCAATTTAATACTAGCGAAGAAAAAGAAACTGAAAAACTAGCAATAAAAACTATTGAACATGGAATGCAAGGAAAAGTAGTAGCTATACATAGTATTTCTTTAGCTGCACATGCTAGAGCTTATCGTTATAAGATATACCAATTGATTAAGAAAGCTAATTTAAAGGTAATATCTTGTCCCATTGCTTGGATTGATCATACAAGAAGTGAACGTTTTACTCCTAGCCATAATTCTATCACTCCAGTGGATGAAATGGTTCCTGAAGGGATCATAGTGGCTTTTGGAACAGATAATATTTGTGACATATACAAACCTTTTTCTGATGGAAATCTATGGATAGAATTACGTGTAATGTTGGAAGCTTGTCATTATTATGATATAGATCATTTGGTTAAAATTGCTACAATAAACGGATTAAAAGTGTTAGGATTAAAATAA
- a CDS encoding diphosphomevalonate/mevalonate 3,5-bisphosphate decarboxylase family protein, giving the protein MKSFFFKKKKYSIDSNGVITRKSHSNIALIKYWGKHKNKIQIPSNSSISYSLGEVYTVTRLSYEIKKRNFSLRVFFSGKEKTSFIPKILEFFHRISFYCSYLRDFNFIIETYNTFPHSSGIASSASSMSSLALCIMEIEKKLVSSLKKDFLLKKASFLARLGSGSACRSIYPGLVVWGSHQSIKGSNNLYAIQYPYKIHPIFTKMVDTILIIDETPKKILSSKGHQLMKNHPYAKERFKNANKNMDRLISILKIGDLQEFGKLIEHEALTLHAMIMTSRPYFIWMKPNTLNVLHNVWDFRMQSKKNIYFTLDAGANVHLLYPIQEKKYIIKWIYSDLFFYCKKIIESFCL; this is encoded by the coding sequence TTGAAAAGTTTTTTTTTTAAAAAAAAAAAATATTCTATAGATTCAAATGGAGTTATCACAAGAAAGAGTCATTCCAATATAGCTTTAATTAAATATTGGGGGAAACATAAAAATAAAATTCAAATACCATCGAATTCTTCTATTAGTTATTCTCTAGGAGAAGTATATACGGTAACACGATTATCATATGAAATAAAAAAAAGAAATTTCTCTCTAAGAGTTTTTTTTTCAGGAAAAGAGAAAACTAGTTTTATTCCAAAAATTTTGGAATTTTTTCATAGAATTTCATTTTATTGTTCTTATTTACGAGATTTTAATTTTATTATAGAAACCTATAATACTTTTCCACATAGCAGTGGAATAGCTTCTTCTGCTTCTTCCATGAGTTCTTTAGCATTATGCATCATGGAAATAGAAAAAAAATTAGTTTCTTCTTTAAAAAAAGATTTTTTATTAAAAAAAGCTTCTTTTTTAGCAAGATTAGGTTCCGGAAGTGCTTGCAGATCTATTTATCCTGGCCTTGTTGTTTGGGGAAGTCATCAATCCATAAAAGGAAGTAATAATCTTTATGCTATTCAATATCCATATAAAATACACCCCATTTTTACAAAAATGGTAGATACTATTTTAATAATAGATGAAACACCTAAAAAAATATTGAGTTCTAAAGGTCATCAGTTAATGAAGAACCATCCTTATGCTAAGGAAAGATTTAAAAATGCTAATAAAAATATGGATAGACTTATATCTATATTAAAAATAGGAGATTTACAAGAATTTGGAAAATTAATAGAACATGAAGCTTTGACACTTCACGCCATGATCATGACCTCTCGTCCCTATTTTATATGGATGAAGCCAAATACTCTTAACGTTCTTCATAACGTATGGGATTTCAGAATGCAAAGTAAAAAAAATATCTATTTTACACTAGATGCAGGTGCCAATGTTCATCTTTTATATCCTATACAAGAAAAAAAATACATTATAAAATGGATATACAGCGATCTTTTTTTTTATTGTAAAAAAATTATTGAAAGTTTTTGTTTATAG
- the lysS gene encoding lysine--tRNA ligase, giving the protein MLSEQQIIRIKKLDKLKSLGINPYPSNEYKVTSTIYNIQKNFIEKETISIAGRLMRLRLLGKASFGEIKDHTGCMQIYFTKYHLYSDKMGKEDTYNIFLKKLIDIGDIIGVKGFLFKTKMNEMTIHVHKLTLLSKSIRPLPQVKMDKNKKIYDAFSNTELRYRMRYVDLIVNDHIKEIFIKRTRIIQKIRNFLDDKGYLEVDTPILQSIPGGAIARPFETYHNTLGIPLYLRIANELYLKRLIIGGFNGVYEFSRNFRNEGMDRIHNPEFTVLELYVAYKDYYWMMNFTEKLMKCIFNKFQKKENINFKTPFPRIPILDSIKKYTGFNLKKMEKEELRKVCKKLHIEENLKMSKAKLIENIFEEKCEKNYINPTFIIDYPIEMSPLTKKHRNEKNLSERFELIINGQEIANAYSELNDPIDQLDRLRKQMKFKNTKNESMSNESMSIDKDFIRALEFGMPPTAGIGIGIDRLVMLLTKKNSIQEVLLFPQMRPEKGGKK; this is encoded by the coding sequence ATGTTATCCGAACAACAAATTATACGAATAAAAAAACTAGATAAACTAAAATCATTAGGTATAAATCCTTATCCTTCAAATGAATATAAAGTTACTAGTACTATTTATAATATACAAAAAAATTTTATAGAAAAAGAAACTATCAGCATAGCCGGACGTTTAATGCGTTTGCGTCTTTTAGGAAAAGCTTCTTTTGGAGAAATAAAAGATCATACGGGTTGTATGCAAATATACTTTACAAAGTATCATTTATACTCTGATAAAATGGGAAAAGAGGATACTTACAATATTTTTTTAAAAAAACTTATAGATATCGGAGATATTATTGGAGTTAAAGGTTTTTTATTTAAGACAAAAATGAATGAAATGACGATACATGTTCATAAATTAACTTTATTATCCAAATCTATTCGACCATTACCACAAGTAAAAATGGATAAAAATAAAAAAATATATGATGCTTTTTCCAATACAGAACTACGTTATCGCATGCGTTATGTAGATCTTATAGTAAATGATCATATCAAAGAAATTTTTATAAAACGGACTCGGATCATACAGAAAATAAGAAATTTTTTGGATGATAAAGGTTATTTAGAAGTAGATACTCCTATTCTACAATCCATTCCTGGGGGAGCTATAGCTCGTCCTTTTGAAACCTATCACAACACTCTTGGAATTCCATTGTATTTACGTATAGCTAATGAGCTTTATTTGAAAAGACTTATAATTGGGGGGTTTAACGGAGTATATGAATTTTCTAGAAATTTCAGAAATGAGGGTATGGACCGTATTCATAATCCAGAATTTACGGTACTAGAACTTTATGTCGCTTATAAAGACTATTACTGGATGATGAATTTTACAGAAAAACTAATGAAGTGCATCTTTAATAAATTTCAAAAAAAAGAAAATATTAATTTTAAAACTCCTTTTCCCCGTATCCCTATATTGGATTCTATTAAAAAATACACCGGATTTAATCTGAAAAAAATGGAAAAAGAGGAATTAAGAAAAGTTTGTAAAAAATTGCATATAGAAGAAAATTTAAAAATGAGTAAAGCTAAACTTATTGAGAACATTTTTGAAGAAAAATGCGAAAAAAATTACATAAATCCTACTTTTATTATTGATTATCCTATAGAAATGAGTCCTTTAACAAAAAAACATCGTAATGAAAAAAATTTATCAGAACGTTTTGAACTTATTATAAATGGACAAGAAATTGCGAATGCTTATTCAGAACTTAATGATCCTATAGATCAATTAGATCGTTTACGAAAACAAATGAAGTTTAAAAATACAAAAAATGAATCAATGTCTAATGAATCAATGTCTATTGATAAAGATTTTATACGTGCTTTGGAATTTGGAATGCCTCCTACTGCAGGTATTGGAATTGGAATAGATCGTTTAGTAATGTTACTTACTAAAAAAAATTCTATTCAAGAAGTTTTACTTTTTCCACAAATGCGTCCAGAAAAAGGAGGAAAAAAATAA
- a CDS encoding dicarboxylate/amino acid:cation symporter: protein MSIGMKIKKEKVLLIAFLSVLAYVFIHLSKSFLGLDQFTLSILRCFVISIFILYTFLKKDLTTWILLSIIIGIEMGLDIPKIAVELRFLSQIFLRLIKTIIAPILFSTLVVGIASHSNIKQLGSMGWKSLLYFEVVTTLALFIGLIAINVSQAGVGIVMPSGITEQQLPKVEHRTWQNTILHVFPENFIKSIYHGDVLPIVVFSVIFGISMVFLEEKKRSPILLFADSLSEIMFKFTKIIMYFAPIGVGSAIAYTVGHMGLDILYNLFQLLLTLYIALFIFLIVILFPILLWIKVPLRGFIKALTEPVSLAFATTSSESALPLLMENLEKLGVPRKIIAFVIPTGYSFNLDGTTLYLSLATVFVAQASGIPLSFSQQIFIGLTLILTSKGVAGVPRASLVILLATVASFGLPTWPILAIIGIDELMDMARTTVNVIGNGLASCVIARSEGEFDDKKMLDYIKNDL, encoded by the coding sequence AATCCTTTTTAGGATTGGATCAATTTACTCTTTCTATATTAAGATGCTTCGTCATCTCTATTTTCATATTGTATACCTTTCTTAAAAAAGATTTAACTACTTGGATTTTATTATCCATTATCATAGGAATAGAAATGGGATTAGATATCCCAAAAATTGCTGTTGAACTAAGGTTTTTATCTCAAATATTTTTGAGGTTGATAAAAACCATTATTGCTCCAATATTATTTTCTACTCTAGTAGTTGGTATAGCAAGTCATTCTAATATTAAACAATTAGGAAGCATGGGATGGAAATCATTACTATATTTTGAAGTAGTGACCACTTTAGCTTTGTTCATCGGTCTTATTGCTATTAATGTATCCCAAGCTGGAGTAGGTATAGTGATGCCTTCAGGAATAACGGAACAACAATTGCCAAAAGTAGAACATAGAACTTGGCAAAATACGATACTTCATGTATTTCCTGAAAATTTTATAAAATCCATATATCATGGAGATGTCTTACCTATAGTGGTATTTTCAGTTATATTCGGTATATCTATGGTATTTTTGGAAGAAAAAAAACGAAGTCCTATATTACTATTTGCAGATAGTCTTTCAGAAATCATGTTTAAATTTACTAAAATTATCATGTATTTTGCTCCTATAGGAGTAGGATCTGCCATCGCTTATACAGTAGGACATATGGGGTTAGATATTTTATATAACCTATTTCAGTTATTATTGACTCTTTATATTGCTCTATTTATATTTTTGATAGTTATTTTATTTCCTATTCTTTTATGGATAAAAGTACCTTTAAGAGGTTTTATAAAAGCATTAACTGAACCTGTATCACTTGCGTTTGCTACTACAAGTTCAGAATCTGCCTTACCACTACTTATGGAAAATTTAGAAAAATTAGGGGTTCCAAGAAAAATTATTGCTTTTGTTATTCCTACAGGTTATAGCTTTAACTTAGATGGAACTACTCTATATTTGTCTTTAGCTACTGTTTTTGTAGCACAAGCATCTGGTATTCCTTTGAGTTTTAGTCAACAAATATTTATAGGATTGACTTTAATTTTAACTAGTAAAGGAGTAGCCGGAGTTCCTAGAGCATCTTTAGTCATTCTTTTAGCTACTGTTGCTTCTTTTGGTTTGCCAACTTGGCCTATATTAGCTATTATCGGTATAGATGAATTAATGGATATGGCTCGCACTACTGTCAATGTAATAGGAAATGGATTAGCTAGTTGTGTAATTGCTCGTTCTGAGGGAGAATTTGACGATAAAAAAATGTTAGATTATATAAAAAATGATTTGTAA